TTGCCAGATACTGACTCTTCTTAGTTACTCCAGTATCTGTTTTATTATTACATGTAATATTTTTCTCTCTTAAAACACATCATACATATAACCATACAATAGATCAGTAACATTAAAGATGTTGACATTGTTGTTATTTTAGACTATCGGTCAATATATCAGACATTTTAAAGGAGGCCTATGAACAAAAAAGAGTGCTTCATCGGATCAATTTCAAACTACAAGGGTGGTACTGGAAAAACAATTACAGCTGTCAACCTAAGCGCTGGATTGGCCATTCAAAAGAAAAAAGTTCTTATTATTGATATTGACCCCCAAAGCGATACGACCAGGGCGCTTATGCAAGATCCTATGAAAATTAACAACTGCATATATCAATTATTAGACCCTGGTGAAAAGCAACCTATTGATCTCAAAGACTGTATATATTCGACAATACATGAAAACCTCGACATCCTGCCAAATATAACAGAGACTTCGGGATTAGAAATCCCCTTAGCAATAAATTTCCCCGAAAGTAATTGGAACCTTCGAAATAAAATTTATGACTATGTGAAAGACAAATACGATTATGCACTCATTGATTGTCCACCTACCCTTTCTATTTTTGTATCCAATGCTCTGTATGCCTCAGATTTTGTCATGATTCCGGTTGATGCTGGCAGTGGCAATTCACTTGAAGGAGTAAAAGGGGTCCTTGAATTGATGCAGAGTGTACGAGACAACGGCAACCCTAACCTAAGGTTTATCAAGATTTTGATAAATAAAATAGATCGACGCAAATCCGCACACAAGGCTAATATTCAAGAAGCACAAAACCGTTTTGGTGAAGAAAACATTTTTGAAACAACGATCCCCACAAGCTCCGTTTTTGAAACAATTGAAACCATGAGAAAAACATCCGTGTTTTCATATTCACCAACATCAAAAGGAGCACAAGGTTTTAGAACATTTACAAAAGAATTTCTTTCTTTCTTCGAGCCTGAAAGATCAGGAGAATAAGATGGGAAAACCTAAAAGTCTGGCAGACAGGATCGCTGAAACAAAGTCTCAAAATATCTCACAAAATGAAAAAGAGAAAGAGCAAGCTATCCTTAAAGCACTCAACAAACCGAGCAACAGAGCAACAGAGCAGGTGAGCAACAGAACAACAGAGCAAGTGAACAACAGAACAAGTGAGCAAGCAAGTGGCCACTTGTTCGAACAAGAGAGCAACAGAACAAGTGAACAAGTGAACAACAGAGCAAGTGGACAAGAGAGCAACAGAGCAAGTGAACAAGAGGACAACAGGACAACAGGGCAAGTGAGCAACAGAGCAAGTGAGCAAGTGGACGGTTTTTGTATCGATTTAAAACCGACTAATTTAAGACTTAATCAGTATCAAATTCTGTTTGAAATTTACTTCAATCGTCCATTCAAAGTCTCCGGCCCGGAAAGAATAGGCTTACGTTGGAAACCGCCGATAGCCTATGGTACC
The nucleotide sequence above comes from Desulforapulum autotrophicum HRM2. Encoded proteins:
- a CDS encoding ParA family protein, which encodes MNKKECFIGSISNYKGGTGKTITAVNLSAGLAIQKKKVLIIDIDPQSDTTRALMQDPMKINNCIYQLLDPGEKQPIDLKDCIYSTIHENLDILPNITETSGLEIPLAINFPESNWNLRNKIYDYVKDKYDYALIDCPPTLSIFVSNALYASDFVMIPVDAGSGNSLEGVKGVLELMQSVRDNGNPNLRFIKILINKIDRRKSAHKANIQEAQNRFGEENIFETTIPTSSVFETIETMRKTSVFSYSPTSKGAQGFRTFTKEFLSFFEPERSGE